Part of the Deinococcota bacterium genome, ACGTGCGTTTTGCCCCATCGTCGCCGTCCTCTCTTGTACCGCGGCTAGACTTGTCACCGCCCCAATAAAGTTTTCAACGTCTCCCTGGTCGACTTGAATCCCGCATTCATGCTCCGCCAAGACGCGGCTAATTTCGGAAGAAGGCGACATAACAGCGATGACCGGTCTTGCCACCGCTAGAATATTATAGAACTTTAGAGGTACAGCCAAACCCTCCGCACCCGAGCTAAGCGTTACCACAGAGACATCCGCAGATGACAGAAGCTCGACGAGTTCGCCCTCCGGAACGAGGGGTAACAGCCGGACATTGCAAAGAGCTTCAGTTTCAATGCGGTGAGCTATATATTCTTTTGCTCTTCCTTCGCCCACAATGACGACGGTTATCTCCGGCTTTACCTGCTTCAGCCGTTTGGCAGCGTCCAACATAGTGTCAAAATCATGAAACAGCCCCAAATTGCCCGAGTATAAAGCCATAAAACCGCACAAACCATGCTTTACCCGAAACGGTGTGTCCTTCGTGTTCTTGGTTAAGGGTTGTATGGTCTCATGATCTGCCCAGTTCGTGATGACTGCGATGCGGTCGTCAGCTACGTTATAGTTGCGCATGATCACGTCTTGCATGCAGCGACCCAATACGATCACCCTGTCAGCAGCATTGAGCCACTGGCGCTGGAGCCTCCTAAAGATCTTGGTCATCGCACTATTTTCCGAGGTAACACCTACGACAAGTGCAATATCGGGATAGAGATCGTGGATCAAGTACAGATAAGGCACCTTGAAAAAGCGTTTTAGCAACCAAGGCGCCAAAGGCAAAACAAAAGGATTGGTTACAACAAGAATGACGTCGGGTTTTTTACGGAATAAGAAATAAAAGAACACCGACAGGCTGAACAGAAGATCACCAAAAAGGCGTTGTGCCGGCACATCCCTGTTCAGCTTTAAGGTCCGTAGACGCGACACAGATACGCCTTCGAGCTCCTCCTGCTTGGCGTCATGGGCACTTCTATACTGTCTATCGCTAGAAACCACCTCGAGTTGAAGGTCGGGATGAGTTTCCGCAAGCTGGGCTGCCAGTTCGTATAATACCTTGCCCGTCGAGCCCATATCGGGCGCAAAGTACTCGCTGCAGATACACACTT contains:
- a CDS encoding glycosyltransferase family 4 protein — its product is MKVCICSEYFAPDMGSTGKVLYELAAQLAETHPDLQLEVVSSDRQYRSAHDAKQEELEGVSVSRLRTLKLNRDVPAQRLFGDLLFSLSVFFYFLFRKKPDVILVVTNPFVLPLAPWLLKRFFKVPYLYLIHDLYPDIALVVGVTSENSAMTKIFRRLQRQWLNAADRVIVLGRCMQDVIMRNYNVADDRIAVITNWADHETIQPLTKNTKDTPFRVKHGLCGFMALYSGNLGLFHDFDTMLDAAKRLKQVKPEITVVIVGEGRAKEYIAHRIETEALCNVRLLPLVPEGELVELLSSADVSVVTLSSGAEGLAVPLKFYNILAVARPVIAVMSPSSEISRVLAEHECGIQVDQGDVENFIGAVTSLAAVQERTATMGQNARRALEQEFTLAHVVAKYHDLLKEITASR